In the Cylindrospermopsis raciborskii Cr2010 genome, ATGTATTAGAAATTACTGCTTGGGTAGAAGATGGAACAATCATGGGAGTGCGACACAGGAATTATCCTCACATCCAAGGTGTGCAATTTCATCCAGAGAGTGTGTTAACTATAGCTGGTAAGCAGTTACTGTCTAATTTTCTCCGGGAGTTAGAGACCTGACGCTGTCAATGGAAAGTGGCGATCAAGCGATCGCCCTGGGAATGTATTAACCTATGCAGTGTACCATTCTGGAGTCAACCTATCGACTTCAGAAACAGGAGTTTCACTAGCTATAGTACCATTCATGTTCCAGATTTTATCTGCACCGGTTTGTTGGTCTCTCCAGTAAATATCGGTTTTACCATCCCCATTAAAATCACCAAGAGAAGCTGTTAGACCAGGGGGATTGCTGGGTAAAAAGGCCTCAGACTGAATACTAGTACCATTCATTAACCAAGCGGTGTTTTCTCCGGTAGAACTATTATGCCAGAAAATGTCCGTTCTACCATCACCATTAAAATCACCGATATTAGCAGTCCAACCCTGACCTAAGGTGTTGACAACTCCTTCAGTGATAAAAACACCATTCATGGTCCAAATTTTGTTTTCACCAGTGGTGTTATTACGCCACAAAATATCTGTTTTTAAATCACCATTGAAGTCTCCCAGAGTGCTAGTCCAGGCGCCATCCTGAGCTTGTAAATCATAGTTAGTGACTTCAGTACCATTCATAAACCAAGCACTATTGGCACCAGTTAAACTATCACGCCAAAAAATATCACTTTTACCATTACCGTCAAAATCAACTATGGTAGCTGTTAGGGCCACATCCTTTGTTTCCAACATAGTAGCATTTACAACCTTAGTACCATTCATTTCCCAAATTGCATTTTGACCAGTAGTGGTATTGCGCCAGAAAATGTCGGTTTTACGGTCACCATTAAAATCGCCAATTTCCGCTTTCCAACCTGGATCTACCCTATCCAACATTAAGAAACTGGCAACTTTTGTACCATCCATCAACACCACTAGGTTTTCACCCGTGGTCTCATTACGCAACAAGAAGTCTGTTTTATTATCGCTGTTAAAATCAGCAGTTTTATAACTCCAAGTTCTTAGATCGTACTGACCTAAAGAAGCTTGTTCTATGATTCTTGTACCATCCATTAGACGAACAAAAATTTCACCTGTTTGTACATTCACCCACATTTTATCTGTTTTACCGTCACCATTGAAATCGGGAACAATAGCGGCGCTGGTTAAATAGGGATTGGGATTAGGATTAGCGCTAATAGGTATTTTTGGCAATTCACCCAATGGTGGTGTGGTAGGTAATATGGGTTGCTCTGCTAGGGGTTCAGGAGAAACATTAATAGGGAAGGAAGTATTGAGATCTGTCGTCAAATCTCCTGATTTGCTAATAGAAAATACTCCCAGTCCGGAGGATTCTGAATAGTTGTTGTTATTACTGGTCATGCTGGTTTTTTTATGAGTAATTAATATCAAGTTTTAATGGATCAAAAATGAAGATTCTGTAAATTACAAACATTTGTGAAAACAAATTCATTTAATTGTGATTGTTTCTGTATATCTTTGATTAGTTGACACTAAGTGGGTGGGTGGAATTAAATATAAGATAGACGTAGGTTGGGTTGAAGTATGAAACCCAACGCTACGCTATCATCAAACCATATTTTATTACCATCTTGTATTATACTCGTTATATTACTGACAAGAATCCTACCAACTTAAAATTCATATGGGCGTGAGTAAGATGAATACAATCTGCTGTCTAAATCCGCACTGCTTAAATTACAATCCAGACAATTGTAAATACTGCCAAAAATGTGGTAGCAAATTAATCCTGCGAGAAAGATTCATTCCCAGAAAAATTCTGGGACAGGGAGGGTTTGGACGCACATTTTTAGCAACAGATACGGGAAAACCCTCCCAACCTTTATGTGTCATTAAACAATTTTTACCCCAAGCTCAAGGAACAGACACTATTGACAAAGCATCCCGTCTATTTAATCAAGAAGCAAGACAATTAGAGGAGTTGGGCCAACATCCCCAAATCCCAGAACTGTTCGATTATTTTACCCACCCTGAGGATAATCGTCAGTATTTAGTTCAAGAGTATATAGAAGGTGATACTTTGGAGGTAGAACTCCAGAAAAAAGGAGTGTTCTCCACCACCCAGATAAGGGAACTATTAATAGAGTTGTTAAATATTCTAGCATTTGTCCATGAAAAGCAGGTTATTCATCGTGACATTAAGCCAGAAAATATAATTCGTCGTGCTATGGACAGTAAACTTTTCTTAGTAGATTTTGGTGCAGCTAAAGTGGTGGATGGACAAGCTGAAATGAAGGAGGGTACAGTTATTGGTTCCATGGAATATTGCGCTCCGGAACAAATTAGAGGTCAAGCCACATTTAGTAGTGATATATATAGTCTGGGTGTAACTTGTATGTACTTGGTCACTAATGTTGACCCTACTAGCTTTTATGATACCACAACAGAAAAATTTTTATGGCGTAACCATCTAGGTACTAATTCTGTCACTGACCAACTGGGAAGAATTTTGGATAAAATGACAGCATCTGTCCGTGAACGTTACCAGTCAGTTGGTGAAGTGATAAA is a window encoding:
- a CDS encoding FG-GAP repeat domain-containing protein gives rise to the protein MTSNNNNYSESSGLGVFSISKSGDLTTDLNTSFPINVSPEPLAEQPILPTTPPLGELPKIPISANPNPNPYLTSAAIVPDFNGDGKTDKMWVNVQTGEIFVRLMDGTRIIEQASLGQYDLRTWSYKTADFNSDNKTDFLLRNETTGENLVVLMDGTKVASFLMLDRVDPGWKAEIGDFNGDRKTDIFWRNTTTGQNAIWEMNGTKVVNATMLETKDVALTATIVDFDGNGKSDIFWRDSLTGANSAWFMNGTEVTNYDLQAQDGAWTSTLGDFNGDLKTDILWRNNTTGENKIWTMNGVFITEGVVNTLGQGWTANIGDFNGDGRTDIFWHNSSTGENTAWLMNGTSIQSEAFLPSNPPGLTASLGDFNGDGKTDIYWRDQQTGADKIWNMNGTIASETPVSEVDRLTPEWYTA